One Candidatus Omnitrophota bacterium DNA segment encodes these proteins:
- the miaB gene encoding tRNA (N6-isopentenyl adenosine(37)-C2)-methylthiotransferase MiaB, with amino-acid sequence MNKEFKQKKVFIRTFGCQMNTRDSEVISGLLQKAGYEICIDDNEAQVVIFNTCSVRKHAEDRVWSLIGALKNLRDSPRSGTVPIIGLVGCMAQNYKEKAFERDANIDFVVGPQDIGKIPEILEKILKTRGQSPKDGDSPLLLERKIWETDNSIRPDEIYHTGFHQEKNHGFVVISEGCSNFCSYCVVPYVRGPLRHRTKESILKEIREAIAQGITRITLLGQNVNAYQDNKVNFTNLLEQINALEGLKELDFFTSHPKDATADLFKAIRDLDKLAKRLHLPLQSGSDRILKLMNRGYSAKEYLVLIDSYRRIVKGGLLTTDIIVGFPTETDKEFKETSDLVRKIRFNSAYIFKYSPRPKTEAAKITEDLSLDKKEKRHRELLDLQRSISNKLGKKRKTC; translated from the coding sequence ATGAATAAGGAATTTAAACAAAAAAAAGTATTTATACGCACCTTCGGCTGTCAAATGAACACCAGAGATTCTGAAGTTATCTCAGGATTACTTCAGAAAGCTGGCTATGAAATTTGTATTGATGATAACGAGGCGCAGGTTGTTATTTTTAATACTTGTTCGGTGCGAAAACACGCAGAAGACAGAGTGTGGAGTTTAATCGGGGCGTTAAAAAATCTTAGGGACAGTCCCCGTTCGGGGACAGTCCCTATTATTGGTTTGGTTGGCTGTATGGCTCAGAATTATAAAGAGAAGGCTTTTGAGAGAGATGCGAATATAGATTTTGTGGTTGGGCCGCAGGATATTGGGAAAATTCCTGAGATACTTGAGAAGATATTAAAAACAAGGGGACAGTCCCCAAAAGACGGGGACAGTCCCCTTTTATTAGAACGCAAGATTTGGGAAACGGATAATAGTATTCGGCCGGATGAGATTTATCATACGGGATTCCATCAGGAGAAAAACCACGGGTTCGTTGTTATTTCTGAAGGCTGCTCTAATTTTTGTTCATATTGCGTTGTGCCATATGTGCGCGGCCCGCTGCGCCATCGAACAAAAGAAAGCATATTAAAAGAAATACGTGAAGCTATAGCGCAGGGGATTACCCGGATAACCCTCTTAGGGCAAAATGTGAACGCTTATCAGGATAATAAAGTTAATTTTACTAATTTGCTTGAGCAGATTAATGCGCTTGAAGGCTTGAAAGAATTAGATTTTTTTACCTCCCACCCAAAAGATGCTACAGCTGATTTATTTAAAGCAATCCGGGATCTGGATAAATTAGCTAAAAGGCTGCACTTGCCATTGCAATCAGGCTCGGATAGGATCCTTAAATTGATGAATCGGGGTTATTCTGCAAAAGAATACTTGGTTTTAATCGATTCTTATCGTAGAATTGTTAAAGGCGGTTTGTTGACTACAGATATTATTGTTGGATTCCCAACTGAGACAGATAAAGAGTTTAAAGAAACTTCTGATTTAGTCAGAAAAATTAGATTTAACTCTGCCTATATTTTTAAATATTCGCCTCGGCCAAAAACCGAAGCGGCAAAGATTACTGAAGATTTAAGCCTTGATAAAAAAGAAAAACGGCATAGAGAGTTGTTGGACTTACAAAGGAGTATCTCCAATAAATTAGGTAAGAAGCGTAAAACATGCTAA
- a CDS encoding tetratricopeptide repeat protein, whose translation MLKDKFFIIIFPLFIIPVVCWAANMDSIKVDFLEGNYLRVIFEAQAQVDHLNIVGADELNYILGLSYLKELKLEQAQDCFKRISGGLSGKFKQQAELGLADTYLIGGRFQEAEVIYNKLISDAPDSSQKAAILYRLSQLEFKKGNNQQSNDYLSKLRREFPLSPELRLNRGLVFRDKPAASIADTGEYSVQVGFFFQQH comes from the coding sequence ATGCTAAAAGATAAATTCTTTATAATTATTTTTCCTCTTTTTATAATTCCTGTTGTTTGCTGGGCAGCGAATATGGATAGTATTAAGGTCGATTTCTTAGAAGGTAATTATCTCAGGGTTATTTTTGAAGCGCAGGCTCAAGTAGACCATCTTAATATTGTGGGAGCTGATGAATTAAACTACATTTTAGGCTTAAGCTATCTTAAGGAGCTAAAATTAGAGCAAGCCCAGGATTGTTTTAAACGCATATCAGGTGGTTTATCAGGTAAGTTTAAACAGCAGGCTGAATTGGGATTAGCAGATACCTATTTAATCGGAGGTAGATTCCAAGAAGCAGAGGTTATTTACAACAAACTGATTAGCGATGCGCCAGATAGCAGCCAAAAAGCGGCGATTCTGTACCGGTTGAGCCAGTTAGAGTTTAAAAAGGGCAATAACCAGCAGTCAAATGATTATTTATCGAAATTAAGAAGGGAGTTTCCCTTAAGCCCGGAGTTAAGATTAAATAGAGGTTTAGTTTTCAGGGATAAACCGGCAGCTTCTATAGCAGATACAGGTGAATACTCTGTGCAGGTGGGTTTTTTTTTCCAACAGCACTAA
- the miaA gene encoding tRNA (adenosine(37)-N6)-dimethylallyltransferase MiaA has product MLKKKIIFLVGPTGIGKSAVAINLAKKINAEIISCDSMQVYRKMDIITSKVTLAQRKKVRHHLLGIVEPSKEYNVARYRKDALSICDKLILKGKVPLFVGGTGLYYSIIIDGLFPKVPEDKLIRAKLNRQLGIKGSSYLHDKLSKIDPDASKKIHPNDARRIIRALEVYLKTGTPISVLQKSRVGLGREYEIEVFGLNLKRQLLYDRINRRVDRMFHLGLINEVKSLLKHKLSKTATGAIGISELKDYFNGLHSLEDCKCLIQLNSRHYAKRQLTWFRKDKRVVWMNINNNETPQRIALKLWKKLF; this is encoded by the coding sequence ATGCTAAAGAAAAAAATAATTTTTCTCGTTGGCCCCACCGGTATAGGTAAATCCGCGGTAGCAATCAATTTGGCTAAAAAAATTAATGCCGAGATTATCTCTTGCGACTCCATGCAGGTATACCGTAAAATGGATATTATTACCTCTAAAGTAACACTAGCCCAGAGGAAAAAAGTCAGGCACCACTTGCTTGGGATAGTTGAGCCGAGCAAAGAGTATAATGTGGCTAGGTATCGTAAAGATGCGTTGTCGATTTGCGATAAGCTTATTTTAAAAGGTAAGGTTCCATTGTTTGTCGGAGGGACTGGGCTATATTATTCGATTATTATAGACGGATTATTCCCGAAGGTTCCGGAAGATAAATTGATTCGCGCAAAATTAAATAGACAACTAGGCATTAAAGGAAGTAGCTATCTTCATGATAAGCTATCTAAGATTGATCCGGATGCTTCTAAGAAAATTCATCCTAATGATGCAAGGAGGATTATTCGTGCACTGGAAGTATATTTAAAAACAGGTACACCAATTTCAGTTTTACAAAAAAGCAGGGTTGGTTTAGGCAGGGAGTATGAAATAGAAGTTTTTGGATTGAATTTAAAAAGACAATTGCTTTATGATAGAATTAATCGAAGAGTTGATAGAATGTTTCATCTGGGTTTAATAAATGAGGTAAAATCTCTCCTTAAGCATAAATTGAGCAAAACTGCTACAGGCGCTATCGGTATCAGTGAATTAAAAGATTATTTTAACGGTCTACATTCTTTAGAGGATTGTAAGTGCCTTATACAGTTAAATAGCCGCCATTATGCCAAGCGTCAACTTACATGGTTTAGGAAAGACAAACGTGTTGTGTGGATGAATATTAATAATAATGAAACACCTCAAAGGATCGCTTTAAAGTTATGGAAAAAGCTCTTCTAG
- the accD gene encoding acetyl-CoA carboxylase, carboxyltransferase subunit beta translates to MALFGKPKYTIVRLKKKVMPDGLWTKCEGCSETLYNKTLDDNFKVCPKCNYHFSLTAYERISLLFDKDSFSEFDNDISSVDPLDFKGPKTYKEKLKQDQEATGLKDAVVSGEGKINQKKAVVAVTDSRFIMGSMGSVVGEKITRAVEYATKNKLPVIIVSGSGGGARMYEGMYSLMQMAKTCAALSYHHKANLPYISILTNPTMAGIMASFASVGDIIMAEPKALIGFTGPRVIEQTIRQKLPVGFQRSEFLLDHGLIDMIVDRKKMKDILTQLLDYFC, encoded by the coding sequence ATGGCTTTGTTTGGAAAACCTAAATATACTATTGTGCGTTTAAAGAAAAAAGTTATGCCCGACGGGTTATGGACAAAATGTGAGGGATGTTCTGAGACGCTTTATAACAAAACTCTGGACGATAATTTCAAAGTTTGTCCTAAATGTAATTATCACTTCAGCCTTACCGCATATGAAAGAATTAGCTTATTATTTGACAAGGATAGTTTTTCTGAATTTGACAATGATATATCCTCAGTTGACCCCTTGGATTTTAAAGGTCCAAAGACCTATAAGGAAAAATTGAAGCAGGATCAGGAAGCTACCGGGTTAAAGGATGCAGTTGTATCCGGAGAAGGTAAAATTAATCAGAAGAAGGCGGTCGTCGCCGTAACCGATTCACGTTTTATTATGGGATCTATGGGATCGGTAGTGGGAGAGAAAATAACCCGGGCGGTTGAATATGCTACAAAGAATAAGTTGCCTGTGATTATTGTATCTGGCTCAGGAGGGGGAGCGCGCATGTATGAAGGTATGTATAGCCTTATGCAAATGGCTAAAACTTGCGCTGCCTTATCGTATCATCACAAAGCAAACCTACCTTATATTTCCATACTTACTAATCCGACGATGGCTGGAATTATGGCTTCATTTGCAAGTGTTGGAGATATAATTATGGCTGAGCCAAAAGCATTGATTGGTTTTACCGGGCCCAGGGTCATCGAACAGACTATCCGGCAGAAACTTCCGGTTGGTTTTCAGCGTTCGGAATTTTTGCTAGATCATGGGCTTATTGATATGATAGTTGATCGTAAAAAGATGAAGGATATTTTAACTCAATTACTTGACTATTTTTGTTAA
- the dnaK gene encoding molecular chaperone DnaK, producing MAKVIGIDLGTSNSAAAVMEGGRPVIIPSAEGAGVASGKAFPSYVAFTKDGTRLVGEPARRQAAINAEGTIQAAKRKMGTDFKFKAYGKEYTPQQISAFILQKIKQDAESYLGDKVEDVVITCPAYFDDNQRQATKDAGEIAGLKVLRIINEPTAACLAYGLEKAGKEQKIMVFDLGGGTLDVTIMEMAQGVFHVQSTSGDTQLGGTDMDKVLLDHIVGQFKRETGIDLMSDKMAVQRVREAAEKAKIELSSTVSTDINLPFITADSTGPKHLTMNITRAKLEDLVGPIIDRCRHPMEQALGDAKLTAKEVDRIIMVGGPTRMPIVQKFVEDYVGKKIERGVDPMECVALGAAVQAAIITGEVKDVLLLDVTPLSLGIETLGGVNTKLIERNASIPTQKSQVFSTAADNQTAVTIRVLQGERQLADDNVELGRFDLVGIPAAPRGVPQIEVKFDIDRDGIVHVSAKDLGTGKEQSIRISAPKKLSKEEIDKMVRDAEKFASDDAKKKEEIETINQADNLVYATEKSLKDYGDKVGQAERADIEAKANDLKAAIKDKNVDRIKKGMEDLTKVSHKLAEEIYKQAAAKQQQSQQGQAGPGAGQQDAAQESGNKSAAGGSASGGKDEDIIDAEYKEEDNNGKK from the coding sequence ATGGCAAAAGTTATCGGTATTGATTTAGGAACGTCTAATTCGGCGGCTGCGGTTATGGAAGGCGGCAGGCCGGTGATTATTCCTTCGGCAGAAGGCGCAGGAGTTGCTTCAGGTAAGGCATTTCCGTCTTATGTTGCATTTACCAAAGATGGCACTCGCCTGGTAGGCGAGCCGGCAAGGCGCCAGGCCGCAATTAACGCTGAAGGGACAATTCAAGCGGCTAAACGTAAGATGGGCACGGATTTTAAATTCAAGGCTTATGGTAAAGAATATACTCCCCAGCAGATCTCTGCATTTATTTTGCAGAAAATTAAACAAGATGCTGAAAGTTATCTTGGGGATAAAGTTGAAGATGTGGTAATTACCTGTCCTGCTTATTTCGATGATAATCAGCGTCAGGCAACTAAAGATGCTGGCGAGATTGCAGGGCTGAAGGTCTTGCGTATAATTAATGAGCCTACGGCAGCATGCCTCGCTTATGGTTTAGAAAAAGCCGGTAAAGAACAAAAAATTATGGTTTTTGACTTAGGCGGCGGAACCCTTGATGTTACAATTATGGAGATGGCTCAAGGCGTATTTCATGTTCAGTCAACAAGCGGTGATACTCAGCTTGGCGGCACAGATATGGACAAAGTTCTTCTTGACCATATCGTCGGACAATTTAAGCGCGAAACAGGTATTGATTTAATGAGCGATAAAATGGCAGTGCAGAGGGTGCGTGAAGCTGCTGAAAAGGCTAAGATTGAATTGTCGTCTACTGTTAGCACAGATATCAACCTGCCTTTTATTACAGCTGATTCTACTGGACCTAAGCATTTAACTATGAACATCACTCGTGCAAAATTAGAGGATTTGGTTGGGCCAATTATTGATCGATGCCGTCATCCTATGGAGCAGGCTTTAGGAGATGCTAAATTAACTGCAAAAGAGGTTGACCGCATTATTATGGTCGGCGGGCCTACGCGTATGCCTATTGTGCAAAAATTTGTTGAAGATTATGTGGGCAAAAAAATTGAACGTGGTGTTGATCCGATGGAGTGTGTTGCTTTAGGGGCAGCTGTCCAAGCAGCGATTATTACCGGAGAGGTTAAGGATGTGCTTCTTCTAGATGTCACTCCTTTATCCTTAGGCATTGAAACATTGGGTGGAGTAAATACTAAATTAATAGAAAGGAATGCTTCAATTCCTACACAAAAGAGCCAGGTATTTTCAACTGCAGCGGATAATCAGACGGCTGTTACTATTCGAGTTCTACAAGGTGAACGTCAATTGGCAGATGATAATGTGGAATTAGGCAGGTTTGATTTAGTAGGTATTCCTGCTGCTCCACGCGGCGTTCCGCAGATTGAAGTAAAATTCGATATTGACCGCGATGGAATCGTGCATGTTTCAGCCAAAGATTTAGGTACTGGTAAGGAACAATCCATTCGTATCAGCGCCCCTAAGAAATTATCTAAAGAAGAGATTGATAAGATGGTTCGTGACGCGGAGAAGTTTGCATCTGATGATGCCAAAAAGAAAGAAGAAATAGAAACCATTAATCAGGCGGATAATTTGGTATATGCTACAGAAAAATCCCTAAAAGATTACGGGGATAAAGTTGGCCAGGCTGAACGGGCTGATATTGAGGCAAAAGCTAACGATCTAAAAGCAGCAATTAAAGATAAAAATGTAGATAGAATTAAGAAAGGCATGGAGGATTTAACTAAAGTTTCACATAAGCTTGCTGAGGAGATTTACAAGCAGGCTGCTGCTAAACAACAGCAATCACAGCAAGGCCAAGCAGGTCCTGGTGCAGGACAACAGGATGCAGCTCAAGAATCAGGGAATAAGTCTGCCGCAGGCGGATCCGCCTCCGGCGGAAAAGATGAAGATATTATTGATGCTGAGTATAAAGAAGAAGATAATAATGGGAAGAAATAA
- a CDS encoding zinc ribbon domain-containing protein, producing the protein MPTYEYECLSCKHKFEILQSITAKPKTKCPECGKKLKKLISGSAGFIFKGTGFYATDYKKAAKPSKGHVTACPKASEGCSGCPGH; encoded by the coding sequence ATGCCTACTTATGAATACGAATGCTTATCCTGCAAGCATAAATTTGAAATTTTGCAGAGTATAACAGCAAAACCTAAGACGAAGTGTCCGGAATGTGGCAAGAAGCTAAAAAAGTTAATTAGTGGTTCAGCAGGATTTATTTTTAAAGGAACTGGTTTCTACGCTACTGATTATAAGAAAGCAGCTAAACCTTCAAAAGGCCATGTTACTGCCTGTCCTAAAGCAAGCGAAGGTTGTTCGGGTTGCCCTGGGCATTAA
- a CDS encoding DUF1015 domain-containing protein, translating into MTKIKALKAVVYNQEKIGNLKQVVCPPYDVISSDAQEMFHERSPHNFIHILLAKDSASDDKYQRAGVIFRQWLKDDILIQDERPAVYFYVQQYIIRGEKKTRLGFISLLRLGDEKGSVVFGHENTHNAAKLDRLKLIKQVKANLSPIFIVFLDKKRIIQRTFQKYIPSQKAFIEVVDDEKTVHKLWRVDDPATLNIIETSTNDENMFIADGHHRYEVSCAYRDLMREKLKSQFTGEEDFNYCLAYFTNTDPHGLSILPIHRLLKLDATFDLDDFITGAKEYFDVDQVKDRTRFFFLMEKAGCTEHLIGLYKDRKYFLLRLKNVKILDKLITDKPKEYRALDVAILNYLVLKNILKLDLNNLPNIKYSPDSAEFLEEVDKDSLNIAFFLNPVKIDQIINVALGGNKMPPKSTYFYPKVLSGLVVNKLEKC; encoded by the coding sequence ATGACTAAAATTAAGGCATTAAAAGCAGTAGTCTATAATCAAGAAAAGATTGGTAATCTTAAGCAAGTTGTCTGCCCACCGTATGATGTAATCTCATCAGACGCTCAAGAGATGTTCCATGAGCGTTCACCGCATAATTTTATTCATATACTTTTAGCTAAAGATTCTGCCTCGGATGATAAATATCAGAGAGCAGGAGTAATTTTCCGCCAGTGGCTTAAAGATGATATTCTTATTCAAGATGAGCGTCCAGCCGTGTATTTCTATGTTCAGCAATATATCATTCGTGGAGAGAAAAAGACTCGTTTAGGATTTATTTCTTTGCTTAGGCTTGGAGATGAAAAAGGCTCAGTTGTTTTTGGCCATGAAAACACACATAATGCGGCAAAACTTGATAGGCTTAAGCTAATTAAGCAGGTAAAAGCCAATCTTAGCCCGATTTTTATAGTCTTTTTAGATAAAAAACGTATTATTCAAAGGACATTCCAGAAATATATTCCTTCTCAAAAAGCTTTTATTGAAGTCGTTGATGATGAAAAAACTGTGCATAAATTATGGAGAGTTGATGATCCGGCCACACTTAACATAATTGAAACAAGTACTAATGACGAGAATATGTTTATTGCCGATGGCCATCATCGTTATGAGGTTTCATGCGCCTATCGTGATCTTATGCGCGAAAAACTCAAAAGTCAATTTACCGGCGAAGAGGATTTTAATTACTGCTTAGCATATTTTACCAATACAGACCCGCATGGTTTGTCTATTTTACCCATTCATCGGCTACTCAAATTAGATGCTACTTTTGATCTGGATGATTTTATTACTGGCGCCAAAGAATATTTTGATGTTGATCAGGTTAAAGACAGAACTCGCTTCTTTTTTCTTATGGAAAAAGCCGGTTGTACAGAACATTTAATAGGGTTATATAAAGATAGGAAGTATTTCCTTTTACGCTTAAAAAATGTAAAAATTTTAGATAAGTTAATTACCGATAAGCCTAAAGAGTATAGGGCCCTTGATGTAGCTATTCTTAACTATCTGGTATTAAAGAATATCTTAAAACTCGATTTAAATAATTTACCGAATATAAAATATAGCCCTGATTCAGCGGAATTTTTAGAAGAAGTAGACAAGGATTCATTAAATATCGCTTTTTTCTTGAATCCCGTTAAAATCGACCAGATTATCAATGTTGCCCTTGGAGGCAACAAGATGCCTCCAAAATCTACTTATTTTTATCCCAAGGTTCTTTCAGGCCTAGTGGTTAACAAATTGGAGAAATGCTAG
- the hflX gene encoding GTPase HflX, with protein MEKALLVSIQIKTDKGHWRIEDTSSELEELARSTSVEVIENIISICQNATANYLIGKGKVEEISAIANEEGVDTVIFSHDLSGTQQRNLERAIGKKTIDRTQLILDIFSRRAKSPEGKMQVELAQLQYLLPRLSGKGVMLSDLGGGIGTRGPGETKLEMDRRQIRKKIDKLKDDLKNFSFHRQTIRKKRKANNLPLVALVGYTSAGKSTLLNLLTNSTQITSEKLFTTLDPLSKSLQLPNGQNIIVSDTVGFLHDLPHHLIEAFKATLEEVNEADLLIHVLDTADSRLYQHNQAVQSVLKELGASSVPIIVALNKVDLIEDRSWLEVSKQDFGESVFISAKTGENLDLLVFKIEGYFSSLMITLKIIIPHRRMELVDFFYRMAKVNKIDYLQEGIRIELTISRELYNKIGEDKDIKIIY; from the coding sequence ATGGAAAAAGCTCTTCTAGTTAGCATTCAGATAAAAACAGATAAAGGCCACTGGCGTATTGAAGATACTTCTTCAGAATTGGAGGAGTTGGCTCGTTCAACTTCTGTTGAGGTAATTGAAAATATAATTTCTATTTGCCAAAATGCCACGGCTAATTACCTTATTGGAAAAGGCAAAGTTGAAGAGATCAGCGCTATTGCTAATGAAGAAGGTGTTGATACGGTAATTTTTAGCCATGACCTAAGTGGTACCCAACAGCGTAATCTCGAAAGAGCTATCGGTAAAAAAACAATTGACCGTACGCAGTTGATTTTAGATATTTTTAGCCGGCGCGCAAAAAGCCCTGAAGGCAAGATGCAGGTAGAATTGGCTCAACTGCAGTACTTGCTTCCACGCCTTAGCGGTAAAGGGGTAATGCTTTCTGATTTAGGAGGCGGTATTGGAACTAGGGGGCCTGGTGAAACTAAACTTGAGATGGACCGCCGTCAAATAAGAAAAAAAATTGACAAATTAAAGGATGATTTAAAAAATTTCAGTTTTCATAGGCAGACAATACGTAAAAAAAGAAAGGCTAACAATTTACCTTTGGTTGCTTTGGTTGGTTATACTAGCGCAGGCAAATCCACCTTGCTTAATCTTCTTACTAACTCTACTCAAATTACCTCAGAGAAATTATTTACTACCTTGGATCCTCTTTCTAAGAGTTTACAGCTTCCAAATGGGCAAAATATCATTGTTTCTGATACTGTCGGTTTTTTACATGATCTTCCCCATCATTTGATAGAAGCTTTTAAGGCAACTTTGGAAGAGGTCAATGAAGCTGATTTGTTAATCCATGTTTTAGATACAGCTGATAGCCGGCTTTACCAACATAATCAGGCGGTACAAAGTGTTCTGAAGGAGTTGGGGGCAAGTAGTGTGCCAATAATTGTAGCATTAAATAAAGTCGATCTTATCGAGGACCGTAGCTGGTTAGAAGTTTCAAAACAGGATTTTGGAGAATCTGTTTTTATATCAGCCAAAACAGGAGAGAACTTAGATTTGCTGGTTTTTAAGATAGAAGGATATTTTTCCAGCCTTATGATAACTTTAAAAATAATTATTCCACATCGCCGCATGGAATTAGTAGATTTTTTTTATCGAATGGCCAAAGTAAATAAGATCGATTATTTACAGGAAGGCATAAGAATAGAGCTAACGATTTCTCGGGAACTCTACAATAAAATCGGTGAAGATAAAGATATAAAAATTATCTATTAG
- the dnaJ gene encoding molecular chaperone DnaJ, with protein sequence MMSVKGDYYQILGVQKTASIDEVKKAYREMALKFHPDRVPLDQKKEAEDKFKGISEAYAVLSDPSKRDLYDRYGHSGIDQKYAQEDIFRGADFSSIFREMGGGFAGGSSIFDEIFGDLGFDISGSRQSRPGSSRRRGRDLQIAIEISLEEVAQGIEKIITVPRYETCMSCSGSGAKSGTKRTTCPQCRGAGKTVVSNGFFQLAQTCSRCGGEGSIIGTPCPDCRGEGRVKVTKKINVKIPAGVDNDSQLRVRGEGEAGVNSRGDLYVVIEVREHEIFQRHNNDITTSVNISLAKAVLGGEVEVPTLGGRLTMKVPAGTQPGKTFRLKGKGIPDLHSRDIGDELVRVEIDIPTRLSAQQRQLIEEFARLSGEDLGGKSSFTDKFKKTFR encoded by the coding sequence ATTATGTCAGTCAAAGGTGATTATTATCAAATTTTAGGAGTGCAGAAAACTGCCAGTATCGATGAGGTAAAAAAGGCTTATCGTGAGATGGCGCTTAAGTTTCATCCTGATCGCGTCCCTCTTGATCAAAAAAAAGAAGCCGAAGATAAATTTAAAGGAATATCTGAGGCTTATGCAGTTCTTTCGGATCCTTCAAAACGGGATCTTTATGACCGTTATGGCCATTCTGGTATTGACCAGAAATATGCCCAAGAAGATATTTTTAGAGGTGCTGATTTCAGCAGTATCTTTAGGGAGATGGGTGGAGGTTTTGCAGGAGGCTCAAGCATATTTGATGAAATATTCGGTGATTTAGGTTTTGATATTTCAGGTTCTCGGCAATCTAGGCCTGGGTCATCCAGGCGCCGCGGTAGGGATCTGCAAATTGCAATTGAAATTTCGCTTGAGGAAGTAGCACAAGGTATTGAGAAAATAATAACGGTACCTCGCTATGAAACCTGTATGAGTTGTTCTGGAAGCGGCGCTAAAAGTGGAACAAAAAGAACTACTTGCCCACAATGTAGAGGAGCAGGTAAAACAGTAGTTTCAAATGGTTTTTTTCAATTAGCTCAGACTTGTTCACGTTGCGGTGGTGAAGGCTCAATAATTGGAACTCCTTGTCCGGATTGTCGCGGAGAAGGTAGAGTTAAAGTTACTAAAAAAATTAACGTTAAAATTCCGGCTGGAGTGGATAATGATTCTCAACTACGCGTCCGGGGAGAGGGTGAGGCAGGGGTAAATAGCCGAGGAGATTTGTATGTGGTTATAGAAGTCAGGGAACATGAAATTTTTCAAAGGCATAATAATGATATCACAACTTCTGTTAATATAAGTTTGGCTAAAGCTGTTTTAGGAGGTGAAGTTGAAGTTCCCACTCTAGGGGGAAGATTGACAATGAAAGTGCCTGCCGGTACACAACCAGGTAAAACTTTTCGTCTTAAAGGTAAAGGAATACCGGATTTACATTCTCGGGATATCGGTGATGAGTTAGTGAGAGTAGAAATTGATATTCCCACAAGATTATCTGCTCAGCAAAGGCAGTTAATTGAGGAGTTTGCCCGTCTTAGTGGTGAAGATTTAGGAGGAAAGTCAAGTTTTACAGATAAATTTAAGAAAACGTTTCGTTAA
- the grpE gene encoding nucleotide exchange factor GrpE, protein MEEKKNNKEEEKTVTLKEAEYLALLEEAKKGKESWDKMLRNQADLENTRKRIDREKQEFVKFANEGLVLDLLNVLDDLERSVNLAEASKEDLPAFLKGVEMILAHLYEMLKEHGVKPIEAEGKKFDPNYHEALMQVENKDLPEHTIIEVLQKGYLIHERVLRTAKVKVSKI, encoded by the coding sequence ATGGAAGAGAAAAAGAATAATAAAGAAGAGGAAAAGACAGTTACCTTAAAAGAAGCCGAATACCTGGCGCTTTTAGAAGAAGCAAAAAAAGGCAAAGAGAGTTGGGATAAAATGCTCAGGAATCAGGCTGATCTTGAGAATACGCGTAAACGTATTGATCGAGAAAAACAGGAATTTGTAAAATTTGCCAATGAGGGTTTGGTGTTGGATTTACTTAACGTGTTGGATGACCTGGAGCGTTCGGTAAATTTAGCAGAGGCTAGTAAAGAGGACTTGCCTGCTTTTTTAAAGGGCGTAGAAATGATCCTTGCGCATCTTTATGAGATGTTAAAGGAACATGGAGTAAAACCTATTGAGGCTGAAGGAAAAAAATTCGACCCCAATTATCATGAAGCTTTAATGCAGGTTGAGAATAAAGATTTACCGGAGCATACAATAATTGAAGTTCTACAAAAAGGATATTTAATTCATGAGCGGGTGCTTAGAACCGCTAAAGTCAAAGTTTCCAAGATTTGA
- a CDS encoding SPOR domain-containing protein has protein sequence MNTLCRWVFFSNSTNADILKDKLLATDFPAYIENSGGAYRVKVGRLKSLKEAQDLEDRLSKEGYQTKIYP, from the coding sequence GTGAATACTCTGTGCAGGTGGGTTTTTTTTTCCAACAGCACTAATGCTGATATTTTAAAAGATAAATTACTGGCTACAGATTTTCCAGCTTATATTGAAAACTCCGGCGGTGCTTACAGGGTTAAAGTAGGCAGGTTAAAGTCGCTTAAAGAGGCCCAGGATTTAGAAGACAGGCTCTCCAAAGAAGGTTATCAAACCAAGATCTACCCGTAG
- a CDS encoding MerR family transcriptional regulator has translation MTVFGFKIPPEEPVYVISVVCKLVDIPVWTLRQLDKAGVVVPKRIGKKSRLYSLKDLKKLEYVHYLMEKKRVNIHGIKIILRKEE, from the coding sequence ATGACAGTGTTTGGATTCAAGATTCCCCCTGAAGAACCGGTTTATGTAATTAGTGTGGTTTGTAAGCTGGTTGACATTCCTGTTTGGACATTGCGGCAGCTAGATAAGGCAGGAGTTGTTGTCCCTAAGCGTATTGGTAAAAAAAGCCGGCTTTATTCATTAAAGGATTTAAAGAAACTGGAATATGTGCATTATTTGATGGAAAAAAAACGCGTTAATATCCATGGAATAAAAATTATCTTAAGAAAGGAGGAATAA